CCTCTCGGTGAACTTTTGGCTGTGCGATCAGTAGATTATAGATTCTTTTGATCACTCCACTCTGTACCTGATCACGATAGATCAGCTTCTGGATACGGTATTTCATTCTTACACCATCATGGTCTTCCAGGAAAACACCATGCTCATAATAATACGGTGTGATTCCCACCACAAAAAACTGAACATTCTCCACCAGGTAATCTACAATCTCCATATCCCGGACACCTTTCACATTCCCTTTTGCATCAAATAAGTGAAAACGGCTCAGTTCCGGTTCTTCTTTCGGATCTCGCTCAAACCGAAGAATATACTGTTCCAGTAATTTCTCAACTTCTTTCTGATTATCCAGTTTGCCAAGGTACTCCTTCTCTTTGAACAACTGCCAGCCTGCTTTTCCGTCAAGACCAGCGTCTTTGAAAAATGTCAGTATCTTATCATTTACCCACTTCACCGTACAGGAAGCCACATAATGATAGGCACTCTGACAGCTTCCAGTAAACTGAATAGATCTCATTTCCTCTATAAAGGAATCTGCACTGAAATAATATCCGTCATCTTCCTGCACCAGACAAAGTGCCTGATAACCTGACATCACAATATTCAACGCTATATCCTGATTGTCCACCAAAAAGATATAGGTCTGTGCTGTCCCTTCTGGATTGGTTTCCATATAATGCTTCAAAAACTTCTTGTTCAAACTTATCACTTCCTTTCAGGCAAAGAAAAAGACGCAAGCCATATCTTATGACTCACGCCTTACTTCGCTCACAATATTCTATTTTTATCAGTTACCTGCCAGATTAGTTACTGACAATCCTTATACATAAATCAATTCTTTCAGGATAATCTCTTCTGCAATCGCTCTGTGCTGATTGGCAGCTCTTACCCATGCCATCTGATTTTTCTCCTTATCCGGCAGTGGTTCTTTTTCTTCCAACTGTTTCAGAATCACTTCTTCCCGTTCCCTGGCTGCCTTGTCCACTTCCAGAAGATGCTCTCCAATCGTATCCTGCAGAAGCATCACCTGATAGGTTGAATTTCGATGGTTCTTCAGATAATCTCTGCGTAAGAATCCATATTTGCCAAGCTGCTCCATCTGCTCACCGGATTTATAGGTGAGGTTCGGAATCAGGTATCCATTTACATTTGTATAAGTCAGTTTCATATCCCTATGACCTCTCTTTCGTTTAAACTGTTGTCTGTAACAGAACCAACTGTTCATGTTACGTCATTGCTACAAATCTTTCTTTCCATATCATTTTGAATCCAACCCGGGCAGATTTTCTTCAAAATCATGGTAAAAGTGCTTCGTTTCTGTGTTGGGAAAATGAACGGAAACACTTGATTTTACTGACTTTCTTCAATGTAACCTTATTATAACGTCCTCCCCATACCCCACCTCCCGATTCGGATACTTCTCAAATCCCGGCAACTCTCTCGCCCCGCGCCGGAGATACGCCTTCACCTTCTCCCCATACAAAAACGGATCATTTCCTCTTACGATCCCCCATTCCATCAAAAGTGCCGATGCTCCTGTCACAAACGGCGTTGCGAAAGAAGTTCCACTCACCACTGTCACCCCTCCGCCAACTGCTGTCGTCCTTACGTTCACTCCCGGTGCCACAAGATCCGGTTTCGTCCTTTCATCCTGCCAGGTATATCCTCTTCCTGAAAAAGATGCATAGGAAAAAGTAAGCGCATCATACGCCCCAACCGATATCACTTTATCTGCAGTCGAAGGAATCGTTAAGGTCACTTCTTCATCCGGATACAAAAATCCTGTCCCTCGGTTCAACACATTCTCACTTGGCAACCACAGATCATACTGCCCTTCCACAACCCTTGTCGGATTCAAAATGATCTGCCAGACTCCCGACGTAATATAATCTGTCACCGGAATCATATCAATATAAATCTCCTGCGCGACATTATACGGGCTCGGTTTTCCATAATATAATAAAATCTCCGTTTCCCCGATCCGGAATCTCTGCGAACCGAGAACAGATTGTATTGGACCGATCCGCGTCCCCGCAGGAGATACAAATGAAATTTCCACTTCGTCCGTATACGCTTTCCAGATCTGAATATTCAATGTTGATTCATCTGCCTGTACTGCGAGCTGTATTCTTTCTTCTTTTCTTTTCTGCAGCACTCCAGAAGTATGCCCGGCACTTGCTGCTTCATTTCCGGTCCCCACACAGATCACACTCTTCCAGAAATTCGACAGATCATCAATATACCGTTCTACCAGACTCCTGCCGTCATGAGAACCATATGTATTTCCAAAACTCAGATTGATCGCCACCGGCATCCGAAATTCCAGTGCTTTCCTCACCACATAATCCATCGCCTGCATCAGTTCTGTCGTCCGTGGAAATCCGTCTGGCATAGGCGACCCCATTTTTACCACAATCAGCTCACTCTCCGGTGCCACACCGGCATACAGATTTCCGCTTCCTCGCCCATTTCCGGCAGCAATCCCTGCAACTGCAGTCCCATGACCGGATATATCCTGACTTGGTACCATTCTTCTCCTTTCCTCTGACGAGTCAGCCTCAAGTGCCCTGTTAATCTGCTCCTTGGTAAATTCCACTCCCATCCGATACCCTTTTGGTGGATTCTTCTCTTCATCCGCATTCGGTCTTAATGACTGATCCCACATCACCCGTATTCTCGTCGTTCCATCTGCATTCCGAAAATCTTCATTCGCATAATCAATCCCCGAATCAATTATCGCCACAAGGACACCCTGTCCACGCAGATCAAGAAAGCGGGTATCCTGCACCTCATTGATACAGGATACCCGCTTCCCATTTGCTATTTGAAAAAATAAACGTTTCGGTTTCTCTATATATTCTACCTCAGGAATATCTGAAAGTAAATCAATCCTGGACTGGCTGATCCGAATGATCGCGTACTCATTCTGAAGTTCAACCACCTGGATTGCCAAGGCTCTTACCTGATCCAGATTGCCCGAATATTTAATAATCAATTCCCATTCCCTGTCAATCGGATGATACCCGACATCCAGGTTCAATGATTTTTCTCTTTCTTCTTCCGTCGCTCCAAGTGCCAGATTTAAAAGATTTTCCAGTTTCTGATCTTCCATATCTTCTTACGCCCTGTAAGTTATTCCTGATATTTTATGATGACCATTCCGAAATTATTTCTGTATTTTATGCTACATTTTCTGCAGCCTGCTTTTTATTTGCAGGCTTTCCTGCTTTTCTCTTATCATATGCTGCAAATAATCCTGCGAGAAGTGTTCCTGAAATAGAATGCCATGTACAGGATACAGCACAGATAATTGCGGATTCCGGTGCCACCGCAAACTGTGCCGTTGTGGTTGCAAGGTTGGTAGCAAGTCCGGCGTTCTGCATTCCAACTTCGATGGAGATTGTTCTCTTCTTTGCAGTATTCATACCAGTCAGTCTTCCTGCGCCGTATCCCAGCAGATATCCAAGTCCATTATGAAGAAATACTGCCACAAAAATTACAACTCCTGATTCAAAGAATTTGTCTCCCTGCGAAGAAACCACTCCGCCAACTACACATGCAAGTCCAAGTACTGCAACTCCAGGCATCACTTTCTGAAGCTCTGTAAATGTTTTTTTCTTTCCAAACAGATAATTCAGTAAAAATCCAAAAGCTACCGGAACAATAACGGTCTCAACAATAGATACAAACATCGGAAGTCCTTTGATCGTAATATGCGTTCCGCTTGCAAGAAGTGAAACCATAAGCGGTGTCATAACCGGTGAAATGATTGTGGATACCGTAGTCATTCCTACGGAAAATGCCACATCTCCGCCACACAGATAAGACATGATATTGGAGGATACACCACCCGGACAACAGCCTACAAGGATCAGACCAAGTGCAATTCCATCCGGAAGCTGAAGTACTTTCGTCAGTGCAAATGCAAGAAATGGCATGATCAGATACTGCGCGATTGCGCCGATACAGATATCAAAAGGTCTCTGTGCCAGAATCTTAAAATCTTCGGTTGTCAGTGTCAGTCCCATGCTGAACATGATGATTCCGATGATGATCGACTGACAGGTGAACTTGTTGGATACCGGATCAACGAACAATGGGTTATTTACCCATCCCATCATTGCCGGTACAAAGAATGTGACTACTGCAATAGCGATTACCACCAATGATGTATAGTCTGATAAAAATTTGCTTGCTTTTTGTAATGCTTTCATTACAGTTTCCTCCTTTTTCTTTTCGTCCACGCAAAACTGTTCTTCTAATCTTTCGATAACAAAATTCACAGGATTTTTTTGTATACACAGCAACAAAAAAGTCCCTTTCCAGAATCAATCTGAAAAGGGACGAATAAAATCCGCGTTACCACCCTAATTCCACAGATAATAATCTGCGGCACTTCACATACCAACATATGCTATCCATATAACGGTGGATCCCGGCAAAGTCTACTTGCAGATACTTTTTCTGCTTTGGACCCGCTTCTTAGAGAGGATATCCTTATCCGGTTATTACCTGTTCACACCATCCACAGGCTCTCTGAAAATAATGACGGATACGACTTTGTTCTCATCAACGAATTTTGGTGAACCATATTTTCTTTAACAGTTATTATAGTCTTCTCTTCGGAAATGTCAAGAACGAATTTTAATTAAATCCGACAATTCTTCTCGCCACAATGTACGCCAGAGACGAAATCTTTCTTCCTGATCTGCCCGGAAGATTCATGGTCTGTCCAAGGATTCCGTAACGGATCTTCCAATAAGTTCCGTAGTGATTCTTCTTCAGATACTGCCACAGCTCCCGTTTCTTTTCCAGATTCTCTGCATTTTTGGAACGAATCAGAAGAATCGAAGACACCGTCATCATAATTGCAAGATAATTAGTCATATAGGTCCGCAGTTTTTTATTAGAAATCTTACGCATATCATACATATCAATCATGCTCTTTGTGACAAAGATCTGCTGATCCACACGACTGATCATCACCTTTTCATTGACAGACTGATCTTCTCTTCCAATGTAATAACGATAAAAATCCACATCCATGTAATACATCTTACGCACATGCGGAAGTGGATAGTAAACATAAATATTGTCCACATAGAACGTATGCTTCGGCAGCCTGAGCTGACATAATTTCAGGAAATCTGTCCGGTAAATAACAGAATGCATCAGAATATACTGTCCCAGATGGAAATGTTTCACATCATTCCAGCCAAAAATCTCTTCCTGTGGAAGCACATTCTTGTACTCAATCACTTTCTTGTGCTCCATTCCTTCTTTTTCGTATACATAATTGGCAAGCAGCATATCCACCTGCTTTTCTTCCTCTTCAAACTTTTTCAGAACATCCAGAATCTTGTACAGTGCTTCTTCATCTACCCAGTCATCACTGTCCACAACTTTAAAATATTTTCCCTCTGCGTGGTCAAGACCTGCATTGACCGCATCTCCGTGTCCACCATTTTCCTTATCAACTGCACGGACGATCGTTGGATACTTTTCTTCATACTCATGTGCAATCTTTGAAGTATCATCCTTTGATCCGTCATTAACTATGATGATCTCTACATCTTCTCCACCTTTTAAAATAGATTCCACTGCCCGGTCCATATAAGCTGCCGAGTTATAACACGGAATCGCAAACGATATATATTTCATGTGTATTCTCCTTCTCAATTTAAAGCTCACGTTCCTAGTATAGCCTAATTTTTTTTGTTTTCCAACTGATATTGTAAATTTCACATTTTTCGGCTATAGTTAAAGCTATATGATTACTATGAATAAAGAGGAGGATTTCAACTATGAATCACAATTTACTGGTCGGACAATCAGGTGGTCCTACTGCTGTAATCAACGGAAGTCTCTATGGTGTTGTCTCAGAAGGTCTGGCAAATCCGGAGATTGATAATGTCATCGGTATGGTCAACGGTATTGAAGGTTTTCTTGCCGATCACACAATAGACATGGCACCTTTAAAAGAAAATGGCGAACTGGAACGTATCCGCACCACACCGGGTTCATATCTTGGTTCCTGCCGTTATAAATTACCGGAAGATCTTTCCGATCCGGTTTATCCTGAACTTTTCCAAAAATTTACCGAAAAAGAAATCAGCTATTTCTTCTATATTGGCGGAAATGATTCTATGGATACCGTAAGTAAATTATCCCGCTACGCAGCAACAGTCGGAAGTGATATCCGCATCATCGGAGTTCCGAAAACCATCGACAACGATCTGGTTCTGACCGATCATACCCCGGGCTACGGAAGTGCTGCCAAATATGTTGCTTCTACAGTACGCGAAATTGCAATTGATGCCTCTGTCTATGATAATAAACCATCTGTCACCATCGTCGAGATCATGGGACGCCATGCCGGATGGCTGACCGCCGCAAGCGTTCTTGCCCGCAAATTTGAAGGCGATAATCCGGTTCTTATTTATCTTCCGGAAGTTGCTTTCTCCCCGGATGCATTTATCGAAAAGGTAAAAGAAAAGCTTACTAAAACTTCTAATCTCGTTGTCTGCATTTCCGAAGGAATCAACGATGGTAACGGAACCTTTGTCTGTGAGCTTGCAAGTGATGTCGGCACAGATACTTTCGGTCATAAAATGCTGACTGGCTCCGGAAAGTATCTTGAAAATCTCGTAAAAGAAAAGCTTGGTATCAAAGTACGCTCTGTGGAACTCAATGTCTGCCAGAGATGCTCTTCCTCCTGTTTATCTGCCACAGATCTGGACGAAGCCGCTGCTTCCGGCCGTTTTGCTGTAAGTGCCGCTTTAGATGGTGAAACAGGAAAGATGATCAATTTTATCCGTAAGAGTGATGACCCATACATCCTTGAATTCGGAACTGCAGACGTGAACGAAATCTGTAATAAAGAAAAAGCTGTTCCTGAAGAATGGATCACAAAAGACGGTTCCGACATCGGAGATGAATTCATCGCTTATGCCCGCCCGCTGATCCAGGGAAGTGTAGAAGTACCTATGAAAGATGGGCTTCCATACTTCGCATTCCGCAAATAGTCTTGTTCACAATTTGTTCATTTATCTTTCAAAAAACCTTCATTTGTTAAACACTCTTTCTTCACAAGTGTTTTATATACTAGAATCATCAAATGAAGAACATAAAAGATAAAAGATTTCAAACAAATCATTTAATAAGACGTGCAGAAGTTAATAATAGAATAACTTTTTCATAATACATGCCGGGGGCTTTTAAGTCACCCGGCATCCTCCCTTTTATGGGACTTTTTCAAAAATTTCTTTCAGCGTTTTATTCTCCAACCCGGATATTTTCTCCATCGATCACAATTTTATATTTTCCCTGAAGCTGTTTAAACGCTTCTGATTCTGCAAGCTCAGGAACTGCCTGGATGGCCTTTTTTACTGCTTCTGCACATAATTCTCTTTCCATTTCCGGATTCTCACAATAACGCTCCAGATAGTTCATCCACAACCTTTCTGAATCCGGTAATACTTCAACCGCCTCTCTGCTGATTTCCCACACTTTCTCATATTCCTGCGCTTCTTCATAAATCAACTGCAGCTTTTCATAAATCTCTTCTAATTCTTCTTCATTCGATTCTAATTTTCTGATCTGTTCATATTGTTCAGCTGCTTTTAAATTCTCACCAAGTTTAAAATAGCTTTCTGCAAGATATTTTCTGACCTCACACTCCTTTTCTCCATTTGTATCCCACCGGTACCACGCCTGTCTTCTAATCATCTCCTCACCAATTCTCTTTGTCAGCCTGTGCCATTTTTCACTCTCTTCCAGAACACTTACCTTCAATAGCGGGTATTGGTACAAATACACTTTCATCTGTATTTTTTCTGCACGTTTCTCCAATTCATCTAATATTTTTTTTACTGCATCTTCTGCGTTTAATCCATCCTCCTGCTGTATACTCCCTTCTTCCAGACTCGCTATGACTACCCGATATGCATCGGAAAACTCTGTCTCCTGCATTTCCTTATCGAGACTACCCAGGCTATTCACATAATCTTCCCACGCTACATAATAAATAAGTCCCATTTCCAGATAAGGACTGTCCCCATTTTGTTCCACAACCTCTTTTGTCTCCTTTTTCTCCTTTACTCCTTCCTGAACTCCCGCCTCTGGCTGATCCTGATTCGCTGCAATCGCTTTTGTTTCCGGCTTTTTCACTGTCCCTCCGATGATTGCTGCACTCATGATACAAACCGCCAGAATTGCAAGCAAAATCTTTTTTGCCGAAACATTATCCCTCGGTCTTTCCATTTCCCTTTCCAGAAAACCAATTTCTTTTTGCATATTTTTCAATACTTTTATGGCATTTTTCCCACTGCTATAACACTTTCCAAGCATTCTTTTCCAGACTCGCTCTTCTTTCCGTGTAAATGCCTTTGGATCCAGACATTTTTCTGCTGTAAATTCCATTATCTTTGCCAGACCATACAGATCATCCGACCGTTCTGTCTTCTGCGAAAGAACCCTTTCTTTCCTTACAAAAAGCATACGAAGCTTTTTCTTCTTCATCTGCTTTAAAAGTTCCTCGTTTTCCGGTTCATTGATATCCAGAAGACAAAGCATTCCGTCTCCGGTTATGATCACTGCATATGGGTTCACATATCCATACGCCGCATCCTCATTTCCACAACGATAATACTGTTCCAGCTGTTTTGAAAGCTGTCTGATCCAGTCAAATATTGTTTCTTTTTCCACCCGGATTCCCTGTTTGATATACTCCATCAAAGAACAGCCTTTTGCATAGTCATTTACCATATAACTCCAGCCATTCTGATCCACAAAACGGAGTACCGCATAGTCTCTTCTTTCTTCCATCCTGTTCCTCCCTGTGTCTGTTCATTCATATTAACTTGTCCTGAAAATGCCACATCGAATCATGTGTCTGATATCATATACTTTTCTTGTGATCTGTTTCAAAGCAGAGAATGTCACCCGGCGTATCTTCAGAGTATTTCATTATACCGGATGCAATTTCCTATAAAATAAAATTAGAATCGAATTAGAGTGACTTCACTATACACTGACATCTGCCACTTTACAAGCAGAACTTTTTTCAATAATTCACAAACTTTTTGCTCTAAAATCAGTCACTGATCTTTTTATTTTCTATAATTCTCTGACAGTTACAAGGATTCCCTGTCTTGTGCATTCTGCCAGACTGGTTACTGTTCACAGTACCTGTGACCAGCAACGCATCTCGCCATTTTAAATCGCCTTTGGCGATGGGCGAGATGCCATTCAAGATAAAACGTGCATCCTCCGTGCCAATCAGCGTAGTGATTGACACGGAAGTGAACAGTAACCCGGACTGTACTTTTTCCCTCTTGCTTTTCACTCCCGTATCGCTTATCCTTTTATTGAATATATTTATGAAAGAAGGCATACCTATGGCTCAATCTTCACATGTACTTCACGAAATCCATCCTGTATTTAACACAGACTCCCGCATTCTGATCCTTGGGAGCTTCCCTTCTGTAAAATCACGGGAAAGTCAGTTTTTCTACGGGCATCCAAGAAACCGTTTCTGGGATCTTCTTGCCACACTTACAGGTGAACCACTTCCTGCCGGCATAGAAGAGAAAAAATCACTACTCCTTGCACACCACATTGCCGTCTGGGATGTGATCGCCTCTTGTGATATCGAAGGCTCCAGTGACAGCAGTATCCACAATGTCGTTCCCAATGACCTTTCAGAGATTCTTCAGACGGCATCCATCCGACAGATTTTCACCAACGGTGGCACTGCATACCGCTTATATAAAAAATACTGTTTTCCACAAACTCAGCAAAAAGCAATCTGTCTGCCATCCACAAGTCCGGCAAATGCAGCCTGGTCAAAGAAACGCCTGCTTACCAAATGGAATCAGATCTGTCCTTATCTCGAATAAGAACCAGCAAACCGGCTTTCATCGCCCCGTTCAAAAATGAGGTTAAGATTTTTTGAACTTTTTTCATTTTAATACTTGACATATTATTTTTTCTGATGTATACTTGATTTTGTTGTTGAGCAACACAGTTCAACACACGATATAAATGTGCGTTTAGCTCAGCTGGATAGAGCGTTTGGCTACGGACCAAAAGGTCGGGGGTTCGAATCCTCTAACGCACGCTGTAAGAGGTCTTTCGTGAGAAAGACCTCTTTTTTATATTTGCCAAGCTGGGCACATATAAAAAGTGCCCAGATAATTTTCATACCAGGACACATTCATTTCATTTCTTTTCGCTTTTCCACTCTGCATTCTATCCAAGTGCCACATCCATCGTCGTTCCAATAAAAGGGATCATGATCCCGGTAAATAAATTCATGCTTTAAACTGCTGCTCCTGCTTCCTGTGTTAAAATTTCTGTCAGAGCCGCACCACTGCTTGTATGGCTGCGAACCACCTTCGCATTGCTTCTTTTTGCCTCATCAAGCGCGGTTTTTACCATCTTGTGCGATACTGTATTTGTAAAAAGTACAAACAGGTCAGGCTGTCCAAGCTGCTTATTCAGATCGGCAGACATATGCGTAAATACTTTAGCTTTACATTTAAACTGTTTGCATATTTTTTTATACTGACAGACCATTCTGTCATGACCTCCTACAATTACAACGCTCATTCTTATCCATCTCCTTAATTCATTCTAATAACAATTGTGATTTTTTTGTATGCCGCCCCGTAGAAACGGAGCGGCTCTTTTTTGATGATTATTTAGCTTTTAATTTTTGATTTTTATTTGTTTTTGATTTGATTATAATTTTATTTGATTATTTAGCTTTTTCGGTTTTCTGTTTTATTTAAAAGGTATTCGTATTTCTTATAAGCCAGCCACCTCCCTGCCGAGTGACTCACACTCATCTATTGCATCTGCTCCCGGTGTTCCGTGGCAGATAAGTCCTTCTCCGCCGACGATCTGTGCGCCAGCCTGTTCCATTCTTTCAGCCCATGTACGCATCCATTCACCGTCGCCCCAGTCATAGGATCCAAACAGGGCAACCTTTTTTCCTGATGCAAATCCTTCCAGTTCAGATACAAACGGTTCTACCGTTCCGTCTTCCAGTTCTTCAGCTCCCATTGCAGGGCATCCAAGTACCCAGACAGCCTGATCTTTTAAATCAGCAGGCGAAATAGTTTCCATCGGTACTACATCAGCACTTTTCCCTGCTGCTGTAATTCCTGCTCCAATTGCCTGTGCCATTGCTTCTGTATTTCCTGTTCCGCTCCAGTATGCTACACAAATATCACTCATTTTTAAATTCTTCCTTTCTTTTTTCTTTCTATCATCTACCAGGTTTTATTCCTTTATGCAGGCTGTATGTCAAATGGCTGTCTCACGCTTCTTGCTGCATGCCACAGATCCTTCCCTGCCTGCATTTCCCTGATAAATTCCTCTTTTACAACGTTGTAGATAGAAAACATTTTCTTGCGTTCTTCTACGTTCTCATACACTTTCCAGTATCCCTGATAAAGGAAATCTTTTCCGTTGTGCTCAATAAACCCTTTCACATCTGCAAGTGGATATCCGAGGAAAATTCCAAGTTCATGTGGAAATTCTGCACTTCCATGCTGATATCCTTCAAATCTCAGATTCATGATCTGAAGCATCTGCGGAAACTCAAATCCCCGATAACCAAGTGTATCAAGAAATTCGCTGTATTCTTTTTTTCCAAGGATTTCAAGAATCTCTTCTTCTCTGTAGATCAGCCATACTTTTCGGACTCCGCCGTCGCAAAGCATGCTGTATGAAATTCCCATCTCTTTCAGACTTTCCGCAACTTCCTTTTCACTTACATTTTTCAAGGTCAGAATATTGGATGGCTTTACACCGGTCAATACCGGAGCACACTGCCATGCAATTTCCATCTGAGCAGATGTCTGTACATCTTTCTGCATCCAGTTCATGTTGTTTTCCTCTTGCATGAGTTTGTTTTAATTTATTTTGGTTAGCTTTTTCTAACTATTTATAGTCTACTATATTAGTGGGATTTTGTCTATAGGAATTTTTGAAAAGTTTTCTCATTAACCCGTAATTTATGTTTTTACAACATACATTCTATCTGCCCTGGAAATATATCTTACTGTAATTTTGTAATCATTTCTGCAAAAAAAAAGTGTATCAAAGTTTTTCAACCTTGATACACTGTATTTTTACAATTAACAGTCTTCCGCAATCTTATCAATCAGTCTCACTGTATCTTCCCATCCAATACACGGATCCGTAATCGATTTACCGTATACCATATTTCCGCCGATATCCTGTCTTCCTTCTACCAAGTAGCTTTCTACCATTACACCTTTGATCAGTTTTTTCAGCTTTGAATCATAATTTCTTGTGTGCAGTACCTCGCTTACAATTCTGAGCTGTTCTTTGTACTGCTTGTTAGAATTGGAATGATTGGCATCAATGATCGCTGCAGGATTCTTCAAATTCTTCTGCTCATACATATCCAGAAGTCTCTTGCAATCCTCATAATGGTAATTTGGAATCGTTGTGCCATATTTATCCACGCCGCCCCGCAGGATCACATGTGCCAGATCATTCCCACCTGTCGTCACATCTTGCCCACGATAAATGAAGCGGTGCGGTCCCTGTGCTGCAACAACAGAATTGAGCATTACCGATAAATCTCCACTTGTCGGATTCTTCATCCCAATCGGGATATCCATTCCGCTCGCAGTCAAACGGTGCTGCTGGTTCTCAACCGAACGCGCACCAATCGCTTCATAAGAAAGAATATCATCCAGATAACTTCTGTTCTCCGGATAAAGCATCTCATCTGCTGCTGTCAGATAAGTCTCCTGCATGGCTCTGATATGCATTTTACGGATTGCAATGATTCCGGCAAGCAGATCCGGTGCCTGCTCCGGATCCGGCTGATGCAGCATTCCCTTGTATCCCTCTCCGGTTGTACGTGGCTTGTTCGTGTAGATTCTTGGAATAATCATCAGCTTATCCGATACTCTGTCATTTAACTTTGCAAGCCTGTTCACGTACTCACATACCGAATCTTCATTGTCTGCCGAACATGGTCCGATGATCACCACGAATTTGTCTGATTTCCCTGTAAAAATATCTCGGATCTCCTCATCCCTCTTCGCCTTGATAGCTTTTATTTTATCCGATAACGGATATTCGTTTTTCAGGTCTGCCGGTAATGGCAGCTCTGCGTTCACTCTCATTCCCATTGTATTATCCTCCTGCAAGTATTTTTCTAGTCCTGGTAATATCTTACCATATCTCTTGTAATTTCTGAAACAGAATGTGCACCGCACATCTGCATGGCATCTTTGAGTTCTGCTCCCAGTTTATCAATGTAAAGCTTCACGCCTTCTTCTCCGCCGCCATAAACCGCTACAACGAACGGCCGGCAGATCAGCACACCGTCAGCACCAAGTGCAAGTGCCTTGAAAATGTCTGTACCGGAACGAATTCCTCCGTC
The sequence above is drawn from the Coprococcus comes ATCC 27758 genome and encodes:
- a CDS encoding TnpV protein, translating into MKLTYTNVNGYLIPNLTYKSGEQMEQLGKYGFLRRDYLKNHRNSTYQVMLLQDTIGEHLLEVDKAAREREEVILKQLEEKEPLPDKEKNQMAWVRAANQHRAIAEEIILKELIYV
- a CDS encoding S8 family peptidase is translated as MEDQKLENLLNLALGATEEEREKSLNLDVGYHPIDREWELIIKYSGNLDQVRALAIQVVELQNEYAIIRISQSRIDLLSDIPEVEYIEKPKRLFFQIANGKRVSCINEVQDTRFLDLRGQGVLVAIIDSGIDYANEDFRNADGTTRIRVMWDQSLRPNADEEKNPPKGYRMGVEFTKEQINRALEADSSEERRRMVPSQDISGHGTAVAGIAAGNGRGSGNLYAGVAPESELIVVKMGSPMPDGFPRTTELMQAMDYVVRKALEFRMPVAINLSFGNTYGSHDGRSLVERYIDDLSNFWKSVICVGTGNEAASAGHTSGVLQKRKEERIQLAVQADESTLNIQIWKAYTDEVEISFVSPAGTRIGPIQSVLGSQRFRIGETEILLYYGKPSPYNVAQEIYIDMIPVTDYITSGVWQIILNPTRVVEGQYDLWLPSENVLNRGTGFLYPDEEVTLTIPSTADKVISVGAYDALTFSYASFSGRGYTWQDERTKPDLVAPGVNVRTTAVGGGVTVVSGTSFATPFVTGASALLMEWGIVRGNDPFLYGEKVKAYLRRGARELPGFEKYPNREVGYGEDVIIRLH
- a CDS encoding bile acid:sodium symporter family protein, which produces MKALQKASKFLSDYTSLVVIAIAVVTFFVPAMMGWVNNPLFVDPVSNKFTCQSIIIGIIMFSMGLTLTTEDFKILAQRPFDICIGAIAQYLIMPFLAFALTKVLQLPDGIALGLILVGCCPGGVSSNIMSYLCGGDVAFSVGMTTVSTIISPVMTPLMVSLLASGTHITIKGLPMFVSIVETVIVPVAFGFLLNYLFGKKKTFTELQKVMPGVAVLGLACVVGGVVSSQGDKFFESGVVIFVAVFLHNGLGYLLGYGAGRLTGMNTAKKRTISIEVGMQNAGLATNLATTTAQFAVAPESAIICAVSCTWHSISGTLLAGLFAAYDKRKAGKPANKKQAAENVA
- a CDS encoding glycosyltransferase family 2 protein, which codes for MKYISFAIPCYNSAAYMDRAVESILKGGEDVEIIIVNDGSKDDTSKIAHEYEEKYPTIVRAVDKENGGHGDAVNAGLDHAEGKYFKVVDSDDWVDEEALYKILDVLKKFEEEEKQVDMLLANYVYEKEGMEHKKVIEYKNVLPQEEIFGWNDVKHFHLGQYILMHSVIYRTDFLKLCQLRLPKHTFYVDNIYVYYPLPHVRKMYYMDVDFYRYYIGREDQSVNEKVMISRVDQQIFVTKSMIDMYDMRKISNKKLRTYMTNYLAIMMTVSSILLIRSKNAENLEKKRELWQYLKKNHYGTYWKIRYGILGQTMNLPGRSGRKISSLAYIVARRIVGFN
- a CDS encoding 6-phosphofructokinase; translated protein: MNHNLLVGQSGGPTAVINGSLYGVVSEGLANPEIDNVIGMVNGIEGFLADHTIDMAPLKENGELERIRTTPGSYLGSCRYKLPEDLSDPVYPELFQKFTEKEISYFFYIGGNDSMDTVSKLSRYAATVGSDIRIIGVPKTIDNDLVLTDHTPGYGSAAKYVASTVREIAIDASVYDNKPSVTIVEIMGRHAGWLTAASVLARKFEGDNPVLIYLPEVAFSPDAFIEKVKEKLTKTSNLVVCISEGINDGNGTFVCELASDVGTDTFGHKMLTGSGKYLENLVKEKLGIKVRSVELNVCQRCSSSCLSATDLDEAAASGRFAVSAALDGETGKMINFIRKSDDPYILEFGTADVNEICNKEKAVPEEWITKDGSDIGDEFIAYARPLIQGSVEVPMKDGLPYFAFRK
- a CDS encoding DNA-deoxyinosine glycosylase — encoded protein: MAQSSHVLHEIHPVFNTDSRILILGSFPSVKSRESQFFYGHPRNRFWDLLATLTGEPLPAGIEEKKSLLLAHHIAVWDVIASCDIEGSSDSSIHNVVPNDLSEILQTASIRQIFTNGGTAYRLYKKYCFPQTQQKAICLPSTSPANAAWSKKRLLTKWNQICPYLE
- a CDS encoding DUF2325 domain-containing protein, which encodes MSVVIVGGHDRMVCQYKKICKQFKCKAKVFTHMSADLNKQLGQPDLFVLFTNTVSHKMVKTALDEAKRSNAKVVRSHTSSGAALTEILTQEAGAAV
- a CDS encoding flavodoxin, with amino-acid sequence MSDICVAYWSGTGNTEAMAQAIGAGITAAGKSADVVPMETISPADLKDQAVWVLGCPAMGAEELEDGTVEPFVSELEGFASGKKVALFGSYDWGDGEWMRTWAERMEQAGAQIVGGEGLICHGTPGADAIDECESLGREVAGL